ACCGGTCACCAGCGGAAGCTATGAAGCTGATGCGGTATTTTAAGACAGGCGAGGGAGAGTATGGGGAAGGCGATATTTTCATGGGGGTTAGGATGGGACAAATATTCGCTCTTGCCAAAGCCTACCTGGCTATGCCGCTGGAAGAAGTGGAGAAACTTTTACAAAGTCCGATTCACGAGATACGGACAGGCGCATTGAGTATCATTAATCAGCAAGCCAGAAGTAAAAAAGCCCCGATGGTTCATCGGAAGAAGATGTACGAGCTATATCTGCGTAATACCACGCGTATCAATAACTGGGACCTGGTGGATATCTGCGCCCCTCACGTAGTAGGAGGGTATTTGTATCTGTCGGGAGAGCCGAGAGATATTTTGTACGAACTCGCGTTATCGGAAAATGTTTGGGAGCGCCGTACAGCTATTGTGAGCACCGGCTATTTCATTAAACAGGGCGATCTTGGAGATACTTTTCGAATTTCCGAGCTGCTGCTGAAAGACAAACATGATCTGATCCATAAAGCCACTGGCTGGATGTTACGCAGCGCGGGACAGGTTCACCGCCCGCAACTGCTTAACTTCCTCGATAAATATGCCGCCATCATGCCCAGAACGCTTTTACGCTATTCGCTAGAGCATTTCGAACAGCCGCTTCGGAGCCACTATATGGGGCTCAAAAACGTAAAATGAAGTTTATTTGGCAGGGGTAATGATAATGTTTCGATATTCAACAGGCCCATGATCACCCTGAATATACAAGGGCCCCGGTTCGCCTTCGTTGCTATCCAGCGCTCCACCGGTAATACCTGGGATCTCCTGGTTGCTGATCACCGTTTTTCCATTTGCAACCAGTGTGAGCATCCTGCCTACCAGCGTAATGTCGAGCGTATTCCACTCACCCGCTTCTTTGGCTACCATTTCGCTTGGCGTTATGAATCCGTAAACGGCCCCCATCTGATCCAGGGCAGGTTCCATTCCTTTGCTGTCGGTCACCTGCACTTCATATCTTCCGCGCAGATACACACCACTGTTGCTGCCTTTGGGAATGCGAAATTCAATGTGCAGTTTGAAGTCATTGAATTTTTGATCGGTAATCAGGTTGGCGCCTGATTTTGGGCTGCGCAGAATGCCATTTTCGGCTATCCACTGATTTTCGCCACCCACTGCGTGCCAACCTTTGATCTCATTGCCAGCTGTCAGTTTGATCGGGGAGCCCCAGGCAGGCATTGCTTTCGGGCGCAGCGAGGGTGCACGGACGCCTTTCCAGGTATAAGTTTTTCCGTCCGGAGTGGTCATCGAGCCGGTCAGTGATTCGCCGGACAAGGTTCCCTCTACAGACAGATACTTGTCGCCGCGTTCCCACTGCGGGGGAATTT
This Dyadobacter sp. UC 10 DNA region includes the following protein-coding sequences:
- a CDS encoding DNA alkylation repair protein; this encodes MELYRSPAEAMKLMRYFKTGEGEYGEGDIFMGVRMGQIFALAKAYLAMPLEEVEKLLQSPIHEIRTGALSIINQQARSKKAPMVHRKKMYELYLRNTTRINNWDLVDICAPHVVGGYLYLSGEPRDILYELALSENVWERRTAIVSTGYFIKQGDLGDTFRISELLLKDKHDLIHKATGWMLRSAGQVHRPQLLNFLDKYAAIMPRTLLRYSLEHFEQPLRSHYMGLKNVK
- a CDS encoding 3-keto-disaccharide hydrolase, which translates into the protein MIKISRLNLKRLFCLTLTIISACTMQISAEAFRPLASPLEGRWDITVDMSGKPAPSWLEVRHSGTKTLVGQFTGFSGSARPISEVHFADGKFKFEIPPQWERGDKYLSVEGTLSGESLTGSMTTPDGKTYTWKGVRAPSLRPKAMPAWGSPIKLTAGNEIKGWHAVGGENQWIAENGILRSPKSGANLITDQKFNDFKLHIEFRIPKGSNSGVYLRGRYEVQVTDSKGMEPALDQMGAVYGFITPSEMVAKEAGEWNTLDITLVGRMLTLVANGKTVISNQEIPGITGGALDSNEGEPGPLYIQGDHGPVEYRNIIITPAK